Below is a genomic region from Actinoallomurus bryophytorum.
GCACCACGCGGGCGTCGTCGCCGTCGAACGTCATCACGGCGCGGGTCTCCGGGGCGTAAGCCGGCCAGCCCGGGTCGCCGTTCTCGGCGAAGGCCACCCAGCGGGCGTGCATGTCGTCCGCGAGCGTCTGCGGGGCATTCGGGCCGGTCAGCAGGTCCGTGCCCGGCGTTTCAAGCGTGTCGAAGACGAAAGCGATCTCCAGCGCGTGGCAGGCGCCCAGCCGGCCCACCGGCGTCGGCCAGGCGAACTCGTAGGCGTAGGTGGGGCTCGGCGCGTCCGCGCGTGCCTCGGCCAGCCGGATCGCCGGGACGCGGAAGAACCAGTCGGTGGTCATGGCGGCGAGGACGTCACCGGCCGACGCGTCCGGGCGGTTGCCCCTGTAGGTGTCCGCGATCGCGGCATCGTAGCCGTGGAGGGCCAGCACGCCGCGGGCCAGCTCCGGTGTGATCGCGTCGAGGTAGTCCGTCGACGCGATGAACAGCCGGTACTCGTCGGTGGTGGTGCCGACCAGCATGGGGATGTCGTGGCCGGTACCCGCGCTGATCATGTCGATCGGCCGGGCGGTGAGCAGCTCGCCGTCCAGAACGGGCGGGAAGGCCATACCGGAGTCCACGACGGACTGACCCCACACGGCGGGGTCCGGGTTCGTGGTCGTGTCCTCGGAGATCGACCGCTGTGCCTCGATCAGCCGGTCCACGTCCACCGCGGCGAACGCCTCCGCGGTCGGTTCGACGCCGAGCCGCGCCGCCAGCTCCGCGGTGACGCGTGCCGCGTCGTCCCTGGTGACGGCGATGTGGCCGGCGCCGCTCTGCGCGATCGCCTTGCCGAACAGGCCGCCGCCTGCGGCGACCGCCACCAATGTGGTCACACTCATCGCGCCGGCCGACTCGCCGAAGATCGTCACATTGCCCGGGTCGCCGCCGAACGCGGCGATGTTGTCCTGCACCCACGCCAGCGCGGCCAGCTGGTCACGGACGCCGAGGTTGGCCGGGGCGCCGGGCAGCAGCGCGAACCCGGGGGCGCCCAGCCGGTAGTTGACGCTGACCAGGACGACCCCGTCCCTGGCGAACGCCCGTCCGTCGCAGGTGGGGACCGCGTTCGACCCGTAGACGAACGCACCGCCGTGGATCCAGACCATGACCGGCAGACCGCGGGCGCCCGGATCGGGCGTCCAGACGTTCACGTTGAGACATTCGCCACCCGCGATGTTCGGGTCCGTCAGCAGCTCGTTGAACGGTCGCGGGTAGGGCGGCCTCGGCACGGTCGGGCCGAGCGTGACCGCGTCACGTACGCCGTCCCAGGCCGGCGCCGGTGCCGGCGCGCGGAACAGGGCGGGTCCGGTCGGCGCGTCGGCGTACGGGATGCCGAGGAACGCCATGACCCCGTCGACGGGCAGCCCGCGGATCTTGCCCTGCGTGGTGGCGGTGATCTCCTGCATGCCGACCAGGCTAACTCCGGCCCCGGCGGCAAAGCAGGGGCCCTAGCGGGGCAGTTTCACCACGGTCACGAAGAAGTCGTCGATCTGGCGCACTATCCGGATGAAGCTGTCGAAGTCCACCGGCTTGGTGACGTACGCGTTGGCGTGCAGGGCGTAGCTGTTGAGGATGTCCTCGTCCGCCTCCGACGTCGTCAGGACCACGACCGGGATGGAGCGCAGCTCCGGGTCGGCCTTGATGTCCCTGAGCACCTCGCGGCCGTCTTTGCGCGGGAGGTTGAGGTCGAGGAGGATCAGGTCGGGCCGGGCGGCGTTGGCGTACACGCCCTGCCTGCGGAGGTAGGCCGCGGCCTCCTCGCCGTCGCTGACGATGTTGAGGTTGTTCTTGACCTTGTTGTCGGCGAACGCCTCTTTCGTCAGGAGCACATCGCCCGGGTCGTCCTCCACGAGGAGCACCTCGATGGATTGCGAGCGGTCAGTCATCGTCATCTCCAGCGGGAAGGGTCCAGCGGATGGTCGTACCCGGGTGCTCCGGATCGGCGGGCTCGGAGACGTCGAGCCAGATCCGGCCGCCGTGGTGCTCGACGATCTTCTTGCACATCGCCAGGCCGATCCCGGTCCCGGTGTAGACGTCCTGAGGATGCAGGCGCTGGAAGATGAGGAAGATCCGGTCGCCGTACTTGGCGTCGATCCCGATCCCGTTGTCGGAACAGGAGAACTCCCACATCTCGCCGTCCCGGCGGGCGCCGATGTGCACCCGCGGTGGCTCCTCGCCGTGGAACTTCAGGGCGTTGCCGATGAGGTTCTGCAGGAGCTGGGTGTACTGGGTCTGGTCACCGGGCAGCGCCGGCAGCTCGTCCGCGGTCACCTCCGCCCCGGTCTCCTCGCGCAGCTGGGACACGCTGTACAGGGCACGGTCCAGGCATGCCTGCATGTTGACCGTCTGCTCGCGTCGCTCCAGGCGCCCGACGCGGGAGAAGTTCAGCAGGTCGTTGATGAGCACCTGCATCCGCTTGGCGCCGTCGACGGCGAAGTCGATGTACTGGCGGCCACGGTCGTCCAGCTTGTCGCTGTACTTGCGCTCGAGCATCTGGCAGAAGCTTGCCACCTTGCGCAGGGGCTCCTGCAGGTCGTGGCTGGCGACGTACGCGAACTGCTCCAGCTCGGCGTTGGACCGGCGCAGCTCGGTGGCCTGGTCGTCCAGCCGGCGGCGTGCCTCGGAGGTGAAACGCCACTCCTCCATGATGCGCTGCCGCATGCCGTCGACGATGCTCGCGAGCTCGACGAACTCCACCGATCCGTGCACGTCGAGGGGATGGGCGAAGTCGCCGTGGGCCACCGCCCCGACGCTGCTCTCCAGGGCCGACAGCGGGCGGAGCACCGCCCGGCGGATCAGCCACGCGAGTCCGAGCGCGGACAGGACCGTGATCAGGACCGCGATGGCCAGGGACCAGTAGACGTCGGTGGCCCTGGCCTTCAGCCGGGCCGCGAACCTGCCGTACAGCGCGGTCTGGTCCTTCTGCAGCGCCGCGTTGGTACTGCGGATCTCGGCGAACGGCTGCTCGCCGAAGTCGGGGGAGGAGCTCTTCGTGCCCTGGCGT
It encodes:
- a CDS encoding carboxylesterase/lipase family protein; this encodes MQEITATTQGKIRGLPVDGVMAFLGIPYADAPTGPALFRAPAPAPAWDGVRDAVTLGPTVPRPPYPRPFNELLTDPNIAGGECLNVNVWTPDPGARGLPVMVWIHGGAFVYGSNAVPTCDGRAFARDGVVLVSVNYRLGAPGFALLPGAPANLGVRDQLAALAWVQDNIAAFGGDPGNVTIFGESAGAMSVTTLVAVAAGGGLFGKAIAQSGAGHIAVTRDDAARVTAELAARLGVEPTAEAFAAVDVDRLIEAQRSISEDTTTNPDPAVWGQSVVDSGMAFPPVLDGELLTARPIDMISAGTGHDIPMLVGTTTDEYRLFIASTDYLDAITPELARGVLALHGYDAAIADTYRGNRPDASAGDVLAAMTTDWFFRVPAIRLAEARADAPSPTYAYEFAWPTPVGRLGACHALEIAFVFDTLETPGTDLLTGPNAPQTLADDMHARWVAFAENGDPGWPAYAPETRAVMTFDGDDARVVHDPRADERRLWDGLV
- a CDS encoding response regulator → MTDRSQSIEVLLVEDDPGDVLLTKEAFADNKVKNNLNIVSDGEEAAAYLRRQGVYANAARPDLILLDLNLPRKDGREVLRDIKADPELRSIPVVVLTTSEADEDILNSYALHANAYVTKPVDFDSFIRIVRQIDDFFVTVVKLPR
- a CDS encoding sensor histidine kinase, yielding MTTTGESLDAPAPEVRIVGPPIMVPRTDADDRGRLGRVRIGQWFSLGGLIVAILLISSLAVAGVAIYRQSMIRDTVTERIVPAALLQPQLSGAIGQQDTAIRAYAASGDPASLATYRQKIAEQARTSATMRRLLGGVPGADRSRADVAALDAAAAAWRTKYADPLAATVRQGTKSSSPDFGEQPFAEIRSTNAALQKDQTALYGRFAARLKARATDVYWSLAIAVLITVLSALGLAWLIRRAVLRPLSALESSVGAVAHGDFAHPLDVHGSVEFVELASIVDGMRQRIMEEWRFTSEARRRLDDQATELRRSNAELEQFAYVASHDLQEPLRKVASFCQMLERKYSDKLDDRGRQYIDFAVDGAKRMQVLINDLLNFSRVGRLERREQTVNMQACLDRALYSVSQLREETGAEVTADELPALPGDQTQYTQLLQNLIGNALKFHGEEPPRVHIGARRDGEMWEFSCSDNGIGIDAKYGDRIFLIFQRLHPQDVYTGTGIGLAMCKKIVEHHGGRIWLDVSEPADPEHPGTTIRWTLPAGDDDD